The following are encoded in a window of Naumovozyma castellii chromosome 10, complete genome genomic DNA:
- the UTP9 gene encoding Utp9p (ancestral locus Anc_4.362), producing MGSSDDVLASFSHGIDRFAFQANISQRNVVDIYPLDPSKSYKINSSLVNHLDYEQNDFKASDVIFAGWCSNADSVVATTQSKRKISDNDEQVEEIVDSKSEGYFINGFSDGRVVAFSSNGKDIVNIIRNKDEIVGVATEGPFIWILDSDKCVKKLEYNKSKPIKTFHLVDGKDETITHFQLLHSQETLYLGIITENSVYIVDPSKRRPVTVANYNIFGAISCEFSEDGKYFIIANIDKIAVFDATTEQEVQTWSAQSEKLKVIDEYVGSLNVDGKITFYTLGENDAICSIDVSGSEAIDFVETGSNVLIAWLNVNEPNFTKISLDTIKNNKEIILNEGNKQPVEAESNQDKIKEPEVLKEEENEKPLKNKITKTEQNELSENLLKCLETETPEETILDYVLSDKWTEARIKKFVSTQIRAPEVVAKLTDIITSELNKRTWSKSGLLTIWLKWLFTFRNTELNSMKNKHTKKNIKHLKSSLKTSSDTLPILLGIQGKLEMLKNQANLRKYLQELKIQDEEVNAEAEIIDEEQLIDGNGEESHSNSEIFVDATEF from the coding sequence ATGGGTTCTTCTGATGATGTATTGGCTAGTTTTTCTCATGGTATTGATAGATTTGCATTCCAGGCGAATATTTCACAGAGAAACGTTGTAGACATCTATCCATTAGATCCATCTAAATCTTATAAGATTAACAGTTCTTTGGTTAATCATTTGGATTACGAGCAAAATGATTTTAAGGCCTCAGATGTGATATTTGCCGGATGGTGTAGTAACGCTGATTCGGTTGTGGCCACAACTCAGtcaaagagaaaaataagcgataatgatgaacaagttgaagaaatagTCGATAGTAAAAGTGAGGGATATTTTATAAATGGGTTTAGTGATGGAAGAGTTGTTgcattttcttccaatggGAAGGATATCGTCAATATCATCCGCAACAAAGATGAGATAGTGGGTGTTGCTACAGAAGGTCCATTCATTTGGATTCTAGACAGTGATAAATGTGTTAAAAAACTGGAgtataataaatcaaaacCTATTAAAACGTTTCATCTAGTTGATGGGAAAGATGAAACGATTACACACTTCCAATTGTTACACTCTCAAGAGACATTATACTTGGGGATTATAACCGAAAATTCTGTCTACATTGTGGATCCATCTAAGAGAAGACCTGTCACTGTGGCCAActataatatttttggtGCTATATCATGTGAATTCTCTGAGGAtggtaaatattttattattgctaATATTGATAAGATAGCTGTTTTTGATGCTACCACAGAACAAGAAGTACAAACTTGGTCAGCTCAAAGtgagaaattgaaagtcATTGATGAATACGTTGGAAGTTTGAACGTAGATGGTAAAATAACGTTCTATACCCTTGGTGAAAACGATGCAATCTGCTCAATTGATGTCTCCGGTTCAGAAGCAATTGATTTTGTAGAAACAGGTTCTAATGTTCTGATTGCTTGGTTAAATGTCAATGAACcaaattttacaaaaatAAGTTTAGATACcataaaaaataataaagaaattatccTAAATGAAGGTAATAAGCAACCTGTCGAGGCTGAATCCAACCAAGacaaaattaaagaacCAGAAGTGTTGAAGGAGgaagagaatgaaaaaccattaaagaataaaataacTAAAACTGAACAGAATGAATTAAGCGAAAATCTATTGAAATGCCTGGAGACAGAAACTCCTGAAGAAACTATTCTAGACTATGTGCTTTCCGATAAATGGACGGAAGcaagaataaagaaatttgtgTCTACCCAAATAAGAGCACCTGAAGTAGTAGCAAAATTAACTGACATTATCACTTCTGAATTAAACAAGAGAACATGGAGTAAAAGTGGATTATTAACAATATGGTTAAAGTGGCTTTTTACCTTCAGGAATACCGAACTGAACTCCatgaaaaataaacataccaagaaaaatataaaacaTCTAAAAAGCTCCTTAAAGACTTCGAGTGACACTTTGCCGATTCTATTGGGAATTCAAGGGAAGCTGGAAATGTTAAAGAACCAAGCCAACTTGAGAAAATACCTCCAAGAGCTAAAAATACAAGATGAGGAAGTTAATGCAGAAGCCGAAATAATTGACGAAGAGCAATTAATTGATGGTAACGGGGAAGAAAGTCATTCCAACAGTGAGATATTTGTTGATGCCACGGAGTTCTAA
- the XPT1 gene encoding xanthine phosphoribosyltransferase (ancestral locus Anc_4.363) has translation MAEPKKMYISYNNIHKLCQKVAKEILAKNERPDIIIAITGGGMIPARIIRSFLKVKGEKNIPIQAIGLSLYEDMGVDDTVETIGKEVIRTQWLDFMALDKHFDSLIGKKVLIVDEVDDTRTTLHYAVTELEKEIEVQQKRLNRLNEETTLSVFVLHNKDKPKKADLPAKMMETGHYMAAVTVPDEWLCYPWEADDIEEHTELAKQQGND, from the coding sequence ATGGCTGAACCTAAAAAGATGTACATTTCGTACAACAACATCCATAAATTATGTCAAAAAGTTGCCAAGGAGATCTTAGCCAAGAACGAGAGACctgatattattattgctaTTACTGGTGGTGGTATGATTCCTGCTAGAATTATCAGATCGTTCTTGAAAGTTAAAggtgaaaaaaatattccaattcaagCCATCGGTTTATCATTATACGAAGATATGGGTGTCGATGACACTGTGGAGACTATTGGCAAGGAAGTCATCAGAACTCAATGGCTTGATTTTATGGCACTAGATAAACATTTTGATTCTTTAATCGGTAAGAAAGTTTTAATTGTGGATGAGGTTGATGACACAAGAACTACTTTACATTATGCGGTCACTGAActagaaaaggaaattgagGTACAACAAAAGAGATTGAATAgattaaatgaagaaactaCACTTTCCGTTTTTGTTTTGCATAATAAGGATAAACCAAAGAAAGCTGATTTACCAGCAAAAATGATGGAAACCGGTCATTACATGGCTGCAGTTACAGTTCCAGATGAATGGTTATGTTATCCATGGGAAgctgatgatattgaagagCATACTGAACTGGCTAAACAACAAGGGAATGATTAA
- the SGM1 gene encoding Sgm1p (ancestral locus Anc_4.364): protein MPDHRKKLSLEERLSLATKKGKKKGKKSNLNSPSITATSSPQLNASEFVPTENNKSIESTISPIQSSLDLQQNTPHKDDATITEHAKPTIETWLPNNYEELDVESLLNQLRPYLTDIIKENESLKIQVNENSAQSPPIPDSSLFRLIKEKDDIINQLRTEGENLSKSDFRKSTELKSLKNEYTDLQTQLTAAKNDLEEKDIDLKNIKMANASLEKSLTESTVKISSLLKETDELAHLQSQLNEKDVKINELTEKLTSSTTSLNDTILNHQSEIDSLKKTNNDHILTLESTIEKLRIELENVNDEITSTNILGNPIRTNTQDTTGHPRDQYEILQNQFKSSKENWESIEFSLNSKITNLNSTLNDSKKDIVKLNKDLEQLRTEKTKLVKQLNNEREQNEELKEQIKNLNLKIDNLNNALHTRTEDYSLLQKKFNIQKSQLQNNIGTQEVPSNSGELLIPKNKNYSISSKISSDSLMRNLQEEWLNSDIPFGGNPDNNSDLENDNLDNIDNSVILHTDDKEGSVSPTNSVECLNDSITQESGHNNKQLPVLELGEVPEEAADLESMFQRTPSSQIPLSLRKTSTALLSNASNTQMNSQMMSRLGSEIRRIEGEYAALEETYTRLKKEKDNANDEILRLLEENEGVKSIKEENLKLKTQIESVNQKLETALQLLGEKTEAAEELQNDVEDLKEMLHQQVQQMVEMQQRLL from the coding sequence ATGCCAGACCATAGAAAAAAACTATCACTGGAGGAACGTCTTTCTCTGGCCACCAAAaaaggaaagaagaagggCAAAAAATCAAACTTAAATTCTCCTTCAATCACTGCTACTTCATCTCCACAATTAAATGCCTCTGAATTTGTACCAACTGAAAATAACAAGAGCATAGAATCTACCATCTCTCCCATACAATCATCTTTAGATTTACAACAAAATACGCCACACAAAGACGATGCCACAATTACTGAGCATGCTAAGCCCACCATTGAAACATGGCTTCCTAATAATTATGAGGAACTTGATGTAGAAAGTTTATTAAACCAATTGAGGCCGTACTTGACGGATATCATTAAAGAGAACGAGAGCTTAAAGATTCAGGTTAACGAAAATTCTGCACAATCCCCGCCTATACCCGATTCAAGTCTATTCAGACtgataaaagaaaaagatgaTATTATCAATCAATTAAGAACAGAAGGCGAAAATTTATCCAAGAGTGACTTTAGAAAGTCAACAGAGTTGAAGtctttaaagaatgaatACACTGATTTACAAACGCAATTGACAGCAGCAAAGAATGACTTAGAGGAAAAGGATATTGACctaaagaatataaaaatgGCTAATGCATCTCTTGAAAAGTCATTAACTGAATCAACAGTAAAGATCTCTTCTCTTTTGAAGGAAACGGATGAGTTAGCTCATTTACAAAGTCAATTGAACGAAAAGGACGTAAAGATAAATGAATtaactgaaaaattgacTTCTTCTACAACAAGTTTGAACGATACGATCTTAAACCATCAGAGTGAAATTGActcattgaagaaaacaaacaatGATCATATATTGACTTTAGAATCtactattgaaaaacttCGAATCGAGTTAGAAAACGTAAATGACGAAATAACATCAACAAATATACTGGGGAATCCTATTAGAACGAATACCCAAGACACTACAGGTCATCCACGAGATCAGTATgaaattttacaaaatcaGTTCAAATCaagtaaagaaaattgggAAAGTATAGaattttcattgaattctAAGATCACAAATCTCAACTCAACTCTAAACgattcaaagaaagatattgtCAAGCTCAATAAAGATCTTGAACAATTAAGAACAGAAAAGACAAAGTTAGTGAAACAGTTAAACAATGAACGTGaacaaaatgaagaattaaaagaGCAAATCAAAAACTTGAACCTGAAGATAGACAACCTAAACAATGCATTACATACCCGAACAGAAGATTACTCACTCCTTCAAAAGAAGttcaatattcaaaagtCACAATTACAAAACAATATTGGAACCCAAGAAGTTCCTTCCAACTCTGGTGAACTATTGATCCctaaaaataaaaattattcaatatcatcTAAAATTTCAAGTGATTCTCTAATGCGCAACTTGCAAGAGGAATGGTTAAACTCTGACATACCATTTGGAGGTAATCCCGATAACAACAGCGATTTGGAAAACGATAACCTGGATAACATTGACAATAGTGTCATTTTACACACAGATGATAAGGAAGGTAGCGTTTCACCTACAAATTCTGTGGAATGTTTAAATGACTCCATCACGCAAGAAAGTGGGCACAATAACAAACAATTGCCAGTACTAGAATTGGGTGAGGTACCAGAAGAAGCAGCAGATCTTGAATCGATGTTTCAAAGGACACCTTCTTCTCAAATCCCATTATCATTACGTAAAACAAGCACAGCATTATTAAGTAATGCCTCTAACACACAAATGAACTCACAGATGATGAGTAGGTTGGGTTCAGAGATAAGAAGGATCGAAGGAGAATATGCCGCCTTGGAAGAGACATATACTCGATTAAAAAAAGAGAAGGATAACGCAAACgatgaaatattaagaCTGCTAGAAGAGAATGAAGGTGTTAAGAGCATAAAAGAGGAGAATTTGAAACTAAAGACCCAAATCGAATCTGTAAATCAGAAATTAGAAACTGCATTGCAACTATTAGGTGAAAAGACTGAGGCAGCTGAAGAACTTCAAAACGATGTGGAAGATTTGAAGGAAATGTTGCATCAACAAGTTCAACAAATGGTAGAGATGCAACAAAGACTCCTatag
- the MCM22 gene encoding Mcm22p (ancestral locus Anc_4.366), protein MREKLVGAKEEWYEAYIKSLTTHIENKKYFLKKAQDTIKELQREKENDETRNELAEEEKAKREAIWEEFLNKPLLFPERSDPIGLSLATSSLTMRSASSMDVIKVMKDNCTNMKSMVTYQRKINENLSLLLESMNSSATTTIESDSNETNIYKDVHTRNKELWDNIQSIMKQYLFDSDENEDALACEAVWDILKRLVNYDPTLTFADFKFSSHRETLMKLYRLLLKGHLVVPSTGHTNSRSVQLIDFLDTDVS, encoded by the coding sequence aatggtACGAAGCCTATATCAAATCGCTGACAACTCACATCGAgaacaaaaaatatttcttaaaaaaGGCTCAGGATACCATTAAGGAATTGCAAAGGGAGAAGGAGAATGATGAAACTAGGAACGAGTTAGCTGAAGAGGAGAAGGCAAAGAGGGAGGCAATATGGGAGgaattcttgaataaaCCATTATTGTTCCCAGAGAGATCAGATCCCATTGGATTAAGTTTAGCAACTTCAAGCTTAACGATGAGATCTGCAAGTTCAATGGATGTAATTAAGGTCATGAAGGATAATTGCACAAATATGAAGTCAATGGTTACATATCAGAGGAAAATCAACGAAAATTTGTCTTTACTATTGGAGTCTATGAACTCTTCTGCGActacaacaattgaatcCGACTCAAATGAGACGAATATATACAAGGATGTACATACAAGgaataaagaattatgGGACAATATACAAAGCATAATGAAGCAATACTTGTTCGATAGCGATGAGAATGAAGATGCTTTGGCATGCGAGGCCGTTTGGGATATTTTGAAACGATTGGTTAATTATGATCCGACTCTAACGTTTGCcgatttcaaattcagtTCACATCGGGAGACATTGATGAAGCTTTACAGACTACTCTTAAAAGGACATCTAGTTGTACCCTCTACAGGACACACAAACTCGCGATCAGTgcaattgattgatttttTGGATACAGAcgtttcttga